In the genome of Candoia aspera isolate rCanAsp1 chromosome 1, rCanAsp1.hap2, whole genome shotgun sequence, one region contains:
- the LOC134503122 gene encoding olfactory receptor 5AR1-like — MSWWNHTTINEFIFLGLTNQTELQLPLFILFLNVYAVTLMENLGMILLIRFDTQLQTPMYFFLSHLAFVDICYSSAITPKMLVDLLAERKTIGFSACATQMFLFVIFGITECLLLAVMAYDRYVAICNPFHYPVIMSRKTCAWLVAGSYAVGLFHSSTHTIFTFTLSFCGSNKINNYFCDIPPLLQLSCSDTHIYEMVIFALVSINCITTTMTISTSYTRILIAVLRISSTESRHKAFSTCSSHMTVVAMFYGTIFFMYLRPSSTYTLDQDKVASLFYTVMIPMLNPMIYTLRNQEVKCALQRMIRKSVVAKWKSRTKETL; from the coding sequence ATGTCCTGGTGGAATCATACCACCATAAACGAATTCATTTTTCTTGGATTGACCAACCAAACAGAGCTACAATTACCTCTCTTCATTCTATTCCTAAATGTGTATGCTGTCACCTTAATGGAGAATCTGGGCATGATTTTACTAATCAGATTTGATACACAGCTTCAAacccccatgtacttctttctTAGTCATTTAGCTTTTGTGGATATCTGCTATTCTTCAGCCATCACTCCCAAAATGCTGGTGGATCTTTTAGCAGAAAGAAAAACCATTGGATTTTCAGCCTGTGCAACtcaaatgtttttgtttgtgATCTTTGGGATTACAGAATGCCTTCTGCTGGCCGTAATGGCCTATGACCGTTATGTAGCTATTTGTAATCCTTTCCATTACCCAGTCATTATGTCCAGGAAAACATGTGCTTGGCTTGTAGCTGGTTCCTATGCAGTTGGCTTATTTCATTCATCTACACACACCATATTCACATTTACTTTATCCTTTTGTGgctcaaataaaatcaataattatTTCTGTGATATCCCTCCACTGCTTCAGCTTTCTTGTTCTGACACCCATATCTATGAGATGGTTATATTTGCTCTGGTTAGTATCAACTGTATAACCACCACAATGACCATTAGCACCTCCTACACCCGCATCCTGATTGCAGTCTTAAGGATAAGCTCCACAGAGAGTAGACATAAAGCTTTTTCCACCTGTAGCTCCCACATGACTGTAGTTGCCATGTTCTATGGGACAATTTTCTTCATGTATCTACGACCAAGCTCCACATACACTCTGGATCAAGACAAGGTGGCCTCTTTGTTCTACACAGTGATGATCCCTATGCTGAATCCCATGATCTATACCCTGAGGAATCAAGAGGTGAAATGTGCCCTTCAAAGAATGATTAGGAAGTCTGTTGTTGCAAAATGGAAGAGCAGAACAAAAGAGACACTTTAA